Proteins from a genomic interval of Carcharodon carcharias isolate sCarCar2 chromosome 32, sCarCar2.pri, whole genome shotgun sequence:
- the LOC121272049 gene encoding sorbitol dehydrogenase-like, protein MAQHENLSVVLYKKHDLRLEQRPVPEPGPKEVLLKIDSVGICGSDVHYWQNGGIGDFVLKKPMVLGHEASGTVLKVGSGVQHLKAGDRVAIEPGIPREIDEYCRTGRYNLSPTIFFSATPPDDGNLCRYNTHDASYCYKLPESVSFEEGALIEPLSVAIHACRRGGVTIGSKVFILGAGPIGLVNLLVSKAMGASQIVICDLSPNRLEKAKQMGANVTVAVERSISAKELGQKVKQALGGAMPDISIECTGVEFCVQAGVFATKSGGVLVLVGMGKPSTNIPVLDLIIREIDIRAVFRYCNTWPVAVDMLASKKIDVKPLVTHRFPLEEALEAFETTKKGVGIKVMLKCDPNNQDP, encoded by the exons ATGGCACAGCATGAGAATCTGTCTGTGGTGCTCTATAAGAAACATGATCTGAGACTG GAACAACGTCCTGTTCCGGAACCAGGCCCTAAAG AGGTTCTGCTGAAGATCGATTCTGTTGGGATCTGTGGCTCCGATGTCCATTACTGGCAAAATGGAGGAATTGGAGATTTTGTTTTAAAGAAACCGATGGTTCTGGGGCATGAGGCCTCGGGGACAGTGTTGAaagtgggatctggagtgcaacACCTTAAGGCAG GTGACAGAGTCGCCATTGAGCCTGGAATCCCCAGAGAAATTGATGAGTATTGCAGAACTGGGCGCTACAACCTCTCCCCGACCATTTTCTTCTCTGCTACTCCTCCCGACGATGGGAATCTTTGCCGATACAATACCCATGATGCCAGCTACTGTTACAA GCTCCCTGAATCTGTGAGCTTTGAAGAAGGTGCATTGATTGAGCCCCTTTCTGTTGCAATTCACGCCTGTCGTAGAGGAGGGGTGACAATTGGCAGCAAAGTCTTCATTTTAGGGGCAG GGCCAATTGGGCTTGTGAATCTGCTCGTTTCCAAAGCCATGGGAGCGTCTCAGATTGTGATTTGTG ATTTGTCACCGAATCGATTGGAGAAGGCTAAGCAGATGGGAGCCAATGTGACTGTGGCAGTCGAGAGAAGCATAAGTGCTAAGGAGCTGGGCCAGAAAGTGAAGCAGGCTCTCGGGGGAGCCATGCCTGATATATCCATTGAATGCACTGGAGTGGAGTTCTGTGTGCAGGCCGGTGTCTTT GCTACCAAGTCCGGAGGCGTGCTGGTTCTCGTTGGTATGGGCAAGCCTTCAACAAATATCCCTGTACTGGATCTGATAATACGAGAGATTGATATCCGAGCCGTGTTCAGATATTGTAACAC GTGGCCTGTAGCAGTTGACATGTTGGCTTCAAAGAAGATCGATGTGAAGCCTCTGGTCACCCATCGCTTTCCCCTGGAGGAAGCTCTTGAAGCATTTGAAACCACAAAAAAAGGGGTGGGAATCAAAGTCATGCTGAAGTGTGACCCAAACAACCAGGATCCCTGA